The genomic interval GAGAAAGCGCGCGACAGACTCGAAGCGCAAACCAAAGAGATAGAAAAGCGACTCGAAAAAATCGAAGACGAGCGTCGCGAAGTCCTTGCCAAAGCCCGAGCCGAGGGCGAACTCGAAGTGGCGGTGTTGAGAAGCAACATCGATTCGCTCAAGTCGCAGTTGAAGAGGGCGAAACAACCGCTTGAAGCCATCAAATCTATTGAAGAGAAGATCGAAAAGGTTGAAGAAAAAATTACAACCCCCGTCGAACGTCAAATGTCGAAGGTCGCGGAGCAATCGTCAATCGTAAATCGTAAATCGTCAATCCAATTGGGAGAGCGCGTCCTCGTCAGCACGTTGAACGCCGAAGGTGTGGTGACAGCCCTCGGCGAGTCCGACGCGGAGGTGCAGATCGGGAGTCTGCGCGTGAGGGCGAGGCTGGCGGAGTTGGTGAGGAAGTCCGAAGACACGTCGAAGGTCGAAAGTCAAACGTCAAGCGACCTTCGACCTTCGACCTTTGACTCGGGAAAGTCTCCAGGGCTCGAATTAAACCTGCGCGGCAAGTTGGTAGATGAGGGACTCGATGAGTTGGAAAAATATTTGGAGCGCGCGTATTCGGCGGGATTGTTGTTCGTGCGGATCGTGCATGGCAAAGGGACGGGCAAGATGCGCGACGCGGTGCGCAACGCGTTGAAGTCGAGCGAGTATGTTTCTTCTTTTGAAGAGCCGAAAGATCATGAGGGCGGAGCGGGTGTGACGGTGGCGAAGATTGCGAAATAACGGAAGAGGATTAGAGAACTAGAGGATTTGAAAGTAGAAGGAGTCGTTGATGTCACTTGATGATGCGATCAAACAAATGACCGATGCGATTAAAGCGGCTTGCCCGATTGCCGAGGTGAAGACGGCGAAGATGTCGGACGAAGAGGCGCGCTTGAGCGTGTACGCTCCCGCAGGCGACATGCAGAAGATCAAAGACGCGACCTTTCAACCCGCCATTGAATTATTGAACAAAGAGGGGATGGATCTTCAAGTGTTCGTCTACGACAAAGACGCGCCGCCATTAAAGGGCGGATAAAATCATTAGACTTTATCGGTAATAAGCCGAACAAACCCTCTTGGACGCTGACCGCGTAGCGCGCAAAACAGGCGGATTTTGTTCTTTGAATCAGCGTTGGTCAGCGTTGGTCAGCGTTGGTCAGCGTTTTTCTGCGTACCCATTTTTATTTCCGATAGAGTCTATTCTTTCTCGCCGCTTACTTTCATCCACGCCTTTTTCATGTTCAGCGCGTCGTCTTCCATGATCGGGCTTTCGCACAAGATACGCCCCCCGCACCCGAACTCCTTCAACACCTGAAACAGAAAATTGATCTTGAGATCAGATTCCGCCAGCGCCAGGTGATTCTTCTCGCCTTTGGGACCGTATTCGATTCCCGATAAATGGATGTGCAGTTTCTTCAACGCTTCTTTCCCCAGGGCGGCTTGATACGCCTCCAGCAGTTTGGTCCACTCTTGAACGGTGTTCATCGTCCCATCGCCGGGGCGGGCGTGCAGGTGGGCAAAATCCAAACAGGGTTGCACATTCTTCATCGCCTTGCTCATCTCCAGCGTATCGTCCAACGAACCTAGCATGGCAGACTTGCCCATCGTCTCCGGGCGCAGGATGACCGGGTTGCCCTGCTTCTTCAACTCATCGACGCAACCTTTCAAACGCGGGATGGAAACCTTCAACACGTCCGCGGGCGGGCGCTCAAAATATGAACCGGGGTGAAAGATAATATCCGTCGCGCCGGCGAGGTTGCCATAGCGCGCCGCATCCATCAGGCGTTTGCGCGACTTGGGCCATTCCTCATCCGTCGCGTTCAAGTTGAAAAAGTACGGCGCGTGCACGCTCAACAAAACGCCTTCATCGTTTGCCGTCTTCTTGATCGCCGCGCAGGTCTCCTCAGAAACGCGCACCGATTGCACCCAGCCCAACTCGAACGCGGTTAAGCCGATGGATTTGCTGAACCTGATCGCCCCCACCGAACCGCCCGGCTTCTTGGGCGTGCCAACGGGCGAACCGACCGTGCCGAATTGGAAAGATAGCGCCATGACAATCTCCAGTCTCAGGAATTCAGTTGCCAGCAAACAGTATCGTCAGCCGCGCCCAAAATGGCGGGCCCAAAATCAACAACCCGATCAACACGCCCGCCAGCGCGGCGATCAACACCGCGCCCGCGCCCACATCTTTGCCCACCTTCGCCAGCGGATGTTTCTGCGGGCTTGCCAGGTCCACCACCGCCTCGATGGAGGTGTTGATGAACTCGGCGGTGAACACCATGGCGATCGTCAGGAACAAGACCGCCCAATCGCGCGGGGGAATCTGCAACCACAAACCGAGCAGAATAACCAGCGTGGCGGCAAGCGAATGGATCCACGCATTGCGTTGGGTCTTCAATACATATTGCCAGCCGCGCAAGGCATGACCGATGGCGGCGAGGCGGGATAGAAGGAAAGATTTCATAGGGTGGATTGCGCGACGCCTATTCCTCTCGAATTTGAATCGTGCCCAAACCCAATGAGTCTAAGATCTCGGCTTGGGCTTTCCACATCGTTGCTTTTTCTTTCGGCTTCGCATGGTCGTGACCCAACAAATGCAACACGCCATGCACCACCAGCAGTTGCGCTTCCGATTCGAGCGCGTGCCCCGCAGTTTTTGCCTGCGCCTTCGCTCGAGGGATCGAAAGGAGGATGTCGCCGAGGTAGGGCGAGCCAGTGTCAGGGTCCGATTCGGAGGCGGGGAAGGAGAGCACGTCGGTGGGCGCGTCGATTCCCAAATAATCCCGATTCAGTTGTTGCAGGCGTTTGTCGTCCGTCAGCACAATGGACAAGTCCGCATCGGGCGATTGGTGTTGATGGAGCAACGCCGCGCGCGCCGCGCGTTCGAGAAGCTTTTCAGGAAAGTCGAATTTCGATTCGATGTTGATCATCTGGTGTTCATGTCATTCTAAGCCCTTCGACAGGCTCAGGGTGACATATCATTATTTTCTCGGCGCGGTCAGCACATTCGTCGCGGCCGATTCATCCTTCGGGTACGACACGCGCGGATGGTGCGTGCCGCGCAAAATATTGACGAACGATTCGGTGATGATGCTCAGGTCGCGCAGGGTGAGTTGGGTGTTATCGAGTTGGCCTTGTTTTTGCGCGCTATCGATGGTGGATAACACGATCTTGCGCAGGTCTTCTTCGGTTTGCGGGCGTTCGGCGCGGGCGCGGGCTTCGGAACCGTCTGCCAGCATGAGCAGAGCCGATTCGCGCGAGCGCGGGCGCGGACCCGGGTAGCGAAAGTTGTCTTTATCCACTTTCGAGGCGTCTCCGCCGGCGGCTTCGACGGCTTTGTTGAATTGATAGCGCGTGATCATCGTGCCATGATGCTCGAGGATGAAATCGTCGATGCGGCGCGGCAGGCGATATTGGCGCGCCAGCGCGACGCCATCGGTGACGTGGGCAACGATGGTCGCCGAGGCTTGGGCGGGATCCATATCGTCGTGCGCGTTCATTTGTCCCTGCGGTTGGTTTTCGATGAAGAACATTGGGTTCATCGATTTGCCCACATCATGGAACAACGCGCCGACGCGGGTGAGCAGGGCGTCTGCGCCGATGAGTTCGGCTCCCTGTTCGGCGAGGTTCGCCACTTGCAAACTGTGCTGGTAGGTGCCGGGCGCGCTTCGTAAAAAGAATTGCAATAACGGCGAATCGGGACGCGAAATTTCGATGAGTTGCAACGCCGTAGTGAGACCGACCGTCTGCGCAAGGAAGTATTGCAATAATAGCGCGATGCTCGAGGAGGCAAGCCCGCTGATGATGGCGGCTCCGCTGAGTTCGAGCAAGCCAGCCCCATCCGTCGGGGTGAACGGGAGGCGGAAGGCGATCAACACGATGATGCCCGCCCAGGCAACGGCAATGCCCGCGCGGAAGAACGTCCACACGCGCCGCGCCGCGCCAAGCACGAGCACGCCGGTCAGCGAGGTGACAAGGTAATACGGAAGCAGGTCTGGCGTGTTGGGCAGGGCGTATGGAGCCAGCAAAGCCATTGCCACTGAAAAGACGATGCCCACCTCCACGCCGAACATGGTGGCGATCAACAACCCCATGGCGGGCAGTGGAAAGGCATAGGACACCACGGTTCGATCGGGGATGGTTGCGCGCACTGCCACGATGAAGAAGATGAAGATCAACGCGACGGCAAGCAGGTTGCGCGCTTCGAGCAGGAATGCCATGCGCCGCCGCGAAAAATATAAACGCACATACATGGCAACGATCAATACTAACGCGCCCGCGCCGAGATAATCCTGCCAGAGCGTCTCGGTCTTGATCAGTCCAAATTGTTCGAGCGCTTCGCGTTGGGCTGGCGTGATGATCTGCCCGCGCAAAACGATGATCTGCCCTACTTTATATTCCACAGTAATGGGCGCCACCGCGTCCATTGCGGACTGTTGGGCAGCTTCGGTCAATTCGGCGTTCAGCGCGCTATTCGGCTTGATAAAGACCGTTACCAATTCGGCAATCATGGCTACTTGTTCCTCGTCGAACGAGAAGCTGACCAGCGAAGGCACACTGCGCCGCACGGTATCCGCGTCCTGTTCGCGGATGCTCCGCCGCATGACCTGTTCGAGCACGCTCAACGCTTCTCCTTTGATCGAATCCCAGCGGGCGGGCGTTAGCGCCAACACTTTTTCGATGGTCTCCGGTTGCAGGTTGAGTTCGCTCATCGAATCAAGGATGGAAAATTTTTGTTCGGCGATGAGCTCGTCGTTATCGCGGATGAGTGTGATCTGGGCAAGCGCGGCGCGGAGGCGGTCGGTCTGCTGGCGGGCGATGGCGGGGTCCGGTGACGCGTACACCGGAGCGACAGCCTTCGCGGCGGCAAGACGCGCGTCTTCGGTGCGCGCTTTGCTTTCAAATTGCAGGGTGCGCGGGGCTTGATAATTGTTCGGGGAAACGTCTCCCGCTTGCAAACTGGTTGTGGCGGGGTTGATCAGCAACGGCAAAACGAGCGCGCCGTATGAGATGACGCTCGCAACCGCGAGCAGGGTAATTTGGAACGCGCGGATGCGCGGAGGCGTTTGCCGATGCCGCGCAGGAATGATCCCCATATTAGTGCGGGTAGATCAGCCGCAGAGCCGCAAAGCCACGGAGAGTCTTGAATACAAATTCTCCGCGCTTCTCTGCGCGCTCTGCGGCAACAAGAATTGACGTCATGTTACTTGGGTTGGAGGATGTCCTTCACTGCCGCGCTAACCATGTCGTTTGGCGCGCGCCCCGCCACTTTGGGCATGAGAATTTTCATCACTTTGCCCATGTCGCCGGGACCCGCCGCGCCGGCTTCGGCAATGGCGGCTTGCACGAGCGCGCGCAATTCCTCGGCGGGCATGGCTTTCGGCAGGAAGACTTCGAGCACTTTGATCTCGGCTTCGTTGGCTTCGACCAGGTCGGAACGATTCGCTTTCTTCGCCTCCTCAATAGATTCGCGGCGGTTCTTCAATTCTTTTTGGAGTAAATTCATCACCGCCGCATCGTCGAGTTCGATGCGCTTATCCACTTCTACTTGCTTCACCGCGGCGAGCGCCATCCGCACCGTGCGTTTGCGAACTTCGTCTCCGCTCTTCATGGCGTCTTTCATGGATTCGTTGAGTTGCGTTTTGATTGTCATGGGGAGGATTATATCTTGAAATGAAAATCATTTCCTCGTCCCGGTGAGCGCGGTGGTAATCCCCAACGCCACATAGACCAAACCCGCAAAGTATCGACCGCCGGTTTGGAATCTCTGGTTGCCGCGCAATTGATCGGCAAATGCACTGATTGCCAGCGCGTACAGGCTGTCTGTGACGATTGCCAGCGCGACAAAGATCAAGCCGAGCAGAAGGTTTTGCGCGATGACATTTCCACGCGCGGGGTCCACGAATTGCGGAAGGAAAGCGAAGAAGAACAACGCGGTCTTTGGGTTGAGGATGTTCACCGCCACTCCCTGCCAGTAGATTTGATGGAGGCTGTCCTGTTTAATTTCCTCGTCTGCCGCTTGTTCCGGTGAACGTAATTTGCGGATGCCGAGATAGATCAAATATCCCGCGCCGAGGTACTTCACCACATCGAACGCCAGCGCGGACGAAAGCAGGATCGCGGAAAGCCCCAGCCCGGCGGCGACCGCCTGGATCAAGTTCGCCGTTTCGATGGCAAGCACAGAGACCAGCCCGGCGGCGCGTCCCTGACTGGCGCTACGGGCAGTGATGTACAACACAGCCGGTCCTGGCACGAGGAGCAGGGCAACCGCCGCGACAATGAATAATGAGAGTTTGGATGGATCGATCATGGTGTCTACCTGCCTGACAGTTTTAAAAATGTGCCGCAGATGCGCGTTGAAGACGCTGATAAAACTTTTTTGGCTCTACCGTTTTTAACGGGAAACCATTTTTCAAACACAAAGGACACGACGGTCACAAAGGAAAAACACAAGGAATCTAGGCTCTTTTCCCCCCTTTGTGTCGCTTCGACGAACTCAGCGCAAGACTTTGTGTCCTTCGTGGTGAGGCTCTTTCCCGTTGATTACGGGGCACCCACTTTTTTCAATTTGTTCTTTAGGACTTACGCAGTTGAACCTGTTGCGCCGTAGTTGCACTGCGGCGACGGCAGTACAACTGCCCGCCAACTGTGTAAGCCCTGACTCTCTCAGGTGGCTCGTCATGGTGTTTCTGTTTCCTTCTGAAATTTTCGACGAGGCGGAGGCTCCCCGCCTTTGGGCGGCGGGAGGGAACCAGAGGCGGGATCAGAGCCCGCCCTTATGCGCCCATAAACAATGACCGTAATTCTTTTGGCAAACCGGACATCGTCTTTTCGTATTCGATACGCGTGCGTTTGATGGCGGCTTGCATGGCGTATTCGAATTTGAATCCCTGCTCGGGCGAATCGAGGTTCATCCACGCGTGCGAATCGCGCGGAATGAGAGGCAGAACGTGAGCGCGAAGCCCTTTGATAAAGTACAACAACTCGAGCGGATTGTACGTCTTGCCGGAGCGCAGGTGGGGGCTGTGGAGCAGGTCTGGGGAAACTGGATCAATTTCACTCGGCGGAGGAGGCGTTTTTCCGTCAAAGCGATTCAGCCACAGGGTGATGTAATTCGAATGGGCGTAGAAATCCTGAAACGAGTGAGACATCCGCCCGAACGCCCGCCACGCCGAGACAGGGTCGTTGTTTTGAAGCGCCGAGACGACCAGCGCGCGTTGCTTCTCGATGTAGGCGTCGGTTTTCGCAAAGGAATTATTGTCGCAATGAAATTCATCGTGACCGAAAAAGCCGGTGAAGAATTGGTCTTGCTTGATGTTGGCGGTAGCCATCATCCCAAGCGGGCGCGGACCGATGGAATCGCTGAGCGCTTCAACGATGATTTCGATGTGGTATTCAGTGAGCATTCGTCCGATTATAAGCGGTTATAATGCCGCCATGAGATTTTATACGACCACTGGCGATGACGGCACAACGGGCTTGCTCGGCGAAGGACGCGTGACGAAATATCACGCGCGTATCGAAGCCGTTGGCACATTAGATGAATCGACCGCCGCCCTGGGGCTGGCGCGCGCGCAATGTTTGGACCCGCGCTCGGGCAAGATCATTTTGGACGCGCAACGCGATTTATACAAGATCATGGCAGAGGTGGCGGCAACGCCGGAGAATGCGGAAAAATTCCGCATGATCGACGCCTCGCGCGTGACGTGGCTCGAAGAACAGACCGATGCGATCAGCGAGACTATCGAAATGCCAAAGGAATTTATTTTGCCCGGCGATTCGCTGGCGGGCGCGGCATTGTCGCTGGCGCGCGCCATCGTCCGCCGCGCCGAACGCCGCGTGGTGGAATTGCGCGACGAGCAGGAAGTGTCGAACCCCGAGTTGCAGAGGTATTTGAATCGCTTGTCGTCGTTATGTTTTGTGTTGGAGTTGTTGGAAAATAAAGCGGCGGGGCATCAGACAACGCTGGCAAAAGAATAAATTCATTTTTTGAACCGCAAAGCGCGCGAAGATCGCAAAGTTTTAAAAGATTTTCTTTGTGCAGTGAGGTATCCTTGCGGTATTTTTAGATTGGAGCACATGACCGGCACTTTTCTCAACATCGCAACCGTTCTCATCGGCGGGATGATCGGCTTGCTCTTCGGCGCGCGCATCCCTGAAAAGTTAAAAGCCACTGTGATAGCAGGCATGGGTCTTTTTACGGCGGCAATGGGATTGCAAATGTTTATGGAGACAAAGAACCCGCTCATTGTGTTGGGCGCGTTATTGATCGGCACGTTGTTGGGGGAATGGATCAGGATCGAAGACGGCTTGCATAACTTCGGAAAATTTCTCGAACAGCGATTTTCCAAGGAAGGCGATGACGGCTCGAACAAGTTCGTGCGCGGATTTTTGACCGCGTCGCTGTTGTTCTGCGTGGGACCGATGACCATCCTCGGTTCGATCCAGGACGGGTTGACCGGCGACTACAACCTGTTGGCGGTGAAGTCGGTGTTGGATGGATTCGCGTCCATGGCGTTCGCCTCCACGCTGGGGGCGGGCGTGTTGTTCTCGACCATCGTGATCTTCGTTTTTCAGGGCGGGGTCAGTTTGTTCGCGGCGCAATTGAACGCAATTGCGACGCCGATCATGATGGGCGAACTATCGGCGACAGGCGGTGTGATTTTGCTGGGGTTGGCGATCAGCAGTCTGTTGGAGATCAAAAAGATCCGCGTGGGGAATATGTTGCCGGCGCTTGCCGTCGCGCCAATCATTGTGTGGGGATTGTCGCTATTCTAACGTCACCCGTACAATGCAATCATAAAAACTCCCGTAAAAATGACAAGCGCGCCGATCACGCGGACAGCCCCCATCCGCTCGTTCAACAGCCACCAGCCTGCCAGCGCGCCGAAAACCACGCTCACTTCCCTGACCGCGCCGGCGTAACTCAGCGGGGCAATGGAATAGGCATATACCGCCATCAAATATGCCAGCACGCCCAGCACGCCCGCTAATGGAACACGGACGGGCTGTTTCACCAAGACCTCCCTAATGCGCGCCCAGCCGTATTGTCGAAACACGAACGGGGAGATGACGAACGGCACCAGCGCGAACATCGCCATCACATACGGCAAGGCATATCCGTTCTTTACGGCGCTCCCGTCGATGGTGGAGTAGATCGAGATCAACAAGGCAATGAACAAAGCCACCGCCACACCTTTGAAGTGAACACGCGTCACATGCGCCTGCGTGAGGGCGTTGACCCCGATGATTACCAACCCGCCGATGATGAACGCCAGCCCAACGACCCCTCCCATTTTTAGCGATTCGCTCAGGAACAGGAACGACCATAACGCAATGAAGGCGGGCGCCGCTCCGCGCGCCACAGGATAGATCAACGAAAAATCGTTATCGTGATACGCATACGAGAGGCTGATAAAGTACGCCACTTCGACGCACACGCTGACGACGGCAAAGATCCACATTCCGCGCGGGGGCAAGCCAGTGAAGAACAAGGCAACGAAAGCGAACATGCCGCCGAAGGTCACCATCCAAAAGGTGACGATGTATTTGTCTTGCGATTGTTTGATGAGGAGATTCCAGACGGTATGAAGGACCGCGCTGACCAATAAAATGGAGATGGCAAAAAGAGACATGGCTGGACGAATGTACCACAAAAGTGACTATGCCAAATAGTTGCTTTTTATTCATCGGTTGCGTATACTTACAAAAAACCGAATTGGAGGATTCGATGAAACCACTGAAACCCTTATTTTTCCTGACCGCGTTCGTTCTGATCGTGGGTCTGGCTTGCGGCGGCAGTAGCGATACGCCTACACAGCCCCCCCAACCGCCGACCAACCCGCCGCAACAGCAAGACCCAACGCAACCGCCGCCCCCGCCCCAGGCAACCGATACCCAAGCCGCGCCCACAGAGCCGCCGGTTCAACCTGCGAGCCAATTCTTCACCGAAGAATTCGATTCTCCGCTTTCAAATGATTGGTCCATCCTCACCGTGACCGGGTCCGAAGCCGCAGACCCCGACAAGGTCACTGTGGAAGCCGAGAATGGAAAACTGGTCTGGAATTTCGATAGTGAGCAGGTCTACTACTACCTATTCTATGGCGCCTTTGACTACGAAGATGTGACCCTGGAAGTGCGCGCCGATAACCGAGGCAAGAATACCAACTCGGTGAGCCTGATCTGCCGCTACGACCCGGAAGTAGGCTGGTACGAGTTCAATATCGATAACGGCGGCTTATATAACATCCTATACGCCGAAGTCGACAAGAACGGCGATATCGGCTACAACCTGATCACCAACGGCGGTTCGAATGCCATCAAACAGGGCAAGGATGTCAATGAGTATTCGATCACCTGCAAAGGTGATGAATTATCGTTGAGCATCAACGGCGATGAAGTGAACTCCATCACGGAAAAGAAATATGCCCTGCGAAGCGGGCAGGTCGGCATTTCTGTGTCCGCGTTCAATGTGTTGCCGATCATCATTGAAATGGATTGGATCAAGGTCAGCGAGCCGTAGACAATAGGCATGGAAACAAAAACTCCGAGTTCTTGAAGAACTCGGAGTTTTTTAATACAACGGTATCCTCGCGCCCGTTATTTTCGACGCTTCCTCTGAGAACAGATACACCATCGCGGCGACAATCTCATCGGGCGTTGTGCCTGTGCCTTTGTTATCCACATCAATGGCTTTCACCTGGATGATGTTCGCGGTGACGTTGGACTCTTTCAGTTCCGCCGCCAGCGTGAGCATGAGAGTCTCCTGCGCGGCTTTCGCGGCGGTGTACGCGCCTCGCTTCGCCACCGGATTGGGAACTGTGGACGGCGAAACAGTGATGACCCGCCCCCAGCCGCTTTTGGCGAGCAGAGGCATGAACGCTTGGAATAAATGGAACGTCGTCTCCACGTGCTGACCGAACATGGAGTTGAAATCGTCCACGCTGGTTTCGGGGATCGTCTTGCCGCCGAGCCAGCCGCCGACGAGATGGATCAACCCGTGCACCCCGCCGAACTTGGCAAAGACAGCCTCCCCTGCGGAATGAACCGCCTGTCCGTCGCGCAGATCAACCGCCGAGGCGAGGAGTCGCTCGCTCGGCAGATTCAACTCGCGGGCGAGGGAATCCAATTTACTTGAATCGTGGGCGAGCAATACCAATGAATCTCCGCGCGCGGCGAATGCGCGCGCGGTTTTAATTCCAAGCGCGCCGGTGGCGCCGGTGATAACGATTGTTTTACTCATTGTTCATATCCACCGTCCCGCAGGTTTCTTCGAAGACTTCAACTTGCGCAACCCAACCTGCGGGACGTTTGTGTAATAGGCTATTCACTTAACACCTCCGCTGGCAATTCGCTCATGCCTTTGATGAACGGGCGGTCGCTTTGTTCGGGCAGATGTTGCTTGCCGTGAAAATCAATCATGTGACCCGACTTGACAACTTTCGTTTCGAGGTAAAACCGATTGTATTCGTTCGGCTCCATAATGTGCGGGATGCGGTCTGAAACCTGGATGCCATAATCAATGAGTTGCTGGATCTTTTTCGGGTTGTTGGTGATGAGCCGCACCGATTCGATCTTGAGCGACATGAGCATGTGCGCGGCGACGGCGTAATCGCGTTCATCGTCGCGGAAGCCGAGCGCGTGATTCGCCTCGACCGTATCGAGCCCCTGGTCTTGCAAACTGTAGGCGCGAATCTTGTTGGTCAACCCGATGCCGCGCCCTTCCTGACGCAAATATAAAACCATGCCGCGTTCCATCGCGCCGATCATCCTCAACGAGGCTTCAAGTTGATCGCGGCAATCACAGCGCAGCGAGCCAAGCGCGTCGCCTGTCAAACATTCCGAATGCAACCGCACGGGCACATCTGCCGCGCCGATCACATCGCCTTTGATGATGGCGACATGTTCTTTGCCGTCGCGGTTATTTTCAAAGGCAATAATATGGAATTCTCCAAAGCGCGTGGGCAGTTCCGCCATCGCCACCACGCGTACGCACACTTTATCTTTCCCGATCCCCTCGCATTCATGGTCGCCCTCATTTTGAAGCAACACATCGAATTTTTCATGCAGATCTGTGATCATGCTGACCTCTCTATCGAATATTTTAAAACGACGCCGCCGTCTTCCCATTTCTCCACGTCTGTCAATTTCAATGGGACGGCTGCGCTTCTTTCCAAGCCTGCGCCTGCCGCAAGCGTGGGAGCCGACTCGCCCCCGAAGATCATCGGCGCGATGTACGCCTGAACTTCATCCACCAAGCCGAGCCGCAACAATTCAAAATTCAATGTCGCGCCGCCTTCCACCATCAAACGCTTCACGCCGAGTTCGTTGAGCGTTCTCAACGCCTGCGCCAAATCCACGCGGTAGCCCGAATGGACAAACACTTCCACGCCGCCTGCGCGCAGGGCTTCAAGTTTGTCTTTAGATGTGCGGTTTGTTGTGAATATTACGACCCGCGCCGACCCTTCGTATAAGAATTTTGAATGAACTGGCAGGGTTGCGGAGGTAATGACGCACACCTTCATAGGATTCGGGGACAGCCCCCGCGCCACGCGTTCGGCTCGCAACACTTCGGATTTCACGGTCAACTTTGGGTCTTCGTTGAGCAGTGTTTGTCCGCCCACCATCACCGCGTCCGAGTCGGCGCGAAGTGTATCCACCCGCTCCCTATCGCGCGGCGAAGAGATTGCCGCGCCCCGGCGTGAAATCGTATCGATCTTTCCATCGGCAGTCATTGCCACGTTGATAAAGACATATGGTCGTTTCATACCCCAATTGTAATGCGGCAACCATGATAGAATTTCCTGACTTTTGCAGATTAAGAATTGAACCGGGCAACTCTTGCGCTTGTTTTGAACCACGGAGGCGCTGAGTCACGGAGTTTTTTTATGGGCTTTTCTCAGTGTCTCTGCGTCCGTGGTTCCACTTATTGCTCGCTTAATTGTGAAAAGAACAATAATCAGGAATTGTACAGAGTTGGCGCCCGCTCTTGGCAAGCATACATCTCTCCTACACTGTGGAGAATTGGAAACATCAAAAAGGAGTCTGCAATGACCGCAAAGAAGGAACGAGTGGTGGTCACAGGAATGGGCATTGCCAGTCCACTCGGTTGTGATGTGCAAGAATTTTGGAAGAACTTGATCGCGGGTCAATCCGGCGTCCGGTCATTGGAGGGCGGAATTTTTTCCGGTATGCACACGAAGATCGGTGGGGTCGCTTGGGAGTACGACGAGAACAAATATTTCGACATCAAAGAGATCAGGCGGATGAGTCGTTCCTCTCAGTTGGGGATGGTCGCCGCAGAGCAAGCCATTGTCCATGCAAAACTCGAAAATGGAAATGTGAACCGCGAAGAGATCGGCGTGATGGTTGGCAGTTCTATCGGCGGCTATAGCGCGGCAGACTCCTACTTTATGCACTTTTACGAAACCAACCGCCTCAGCCCATACACCATCCCGGTTTCGATGAACATCGGTCCCGGCTCGAACATCTCGATCAAACACGGCTTTCAAGGTCCGCTCGTCAACGTGGACGCGGCCTGTTCCACCGCCGCGCACACC from Candidatus Defluviilinea gracilis carries:
- a CDS encoding TIM barrel protein, with protein sequence MALSFQFGTVGSPVGTPKKPGGSVGAIRFSKSIGLTAFELGWVQSVRVSEETCAAIKKTANDEGVLLSVHAPYFFNLNATDEEWPKSRKRLMDAARYGNLAGATDIIFHPGSYFERPPADVLKVSIPRLKGCVDELKKQGNPVILRPETMGKSAMLGSLDDTLEMSKAMKNVQPCLDFAHLHARPGDGTMNTVQEWTKLLEAYQAALGKEALKKLHIHLSGIEYGPKGEKNHLALAESDLKINFLFQVLKEFGCGGRILCESPIMEDDALNMKKAWMKVSGEKE
- a CDS encoding diacylglycerol kinase family protein; the encoded protein is MKSFLLSRLAAIGHALRGWQYVLKTQRNAWIHSLAATLVILLGLWLQIPPRDWAVLFLTIAMVFTAEFINTSIEAVVDLASPQKHPLAKVGKDVGAGAVLIAALAGVLIGLLILGPPFWARLTILFAGN
- the ybeY gene encoding rRNA maturation RNase YbeY, which produces MINIESKFDFPEKLLERAARAALLHQHQSPDADLSIVLTDDKRLQQLNRDYLGIDAPTDVLSFPASESDPDTGSPYLGDILLSIPRAKAQAKTAGHALESEAQLLVVHGVLHLLGHDHAKPKEKATMWKAQAEILDSLGLGTIQIREE
- a CDS encoding HDIG domain-containing protein gives rise to the protein MGIIPARHRQTPPRIRAFQITLLAVASVISYGALVLPLLINPATTSLQAGDVSPNNYQAPRTLQFESKARTEDARLAAAKAVAPVYASPDPAIARQQTDRLRAALAQITLIRDNDELIAEQKFSILDSMSELNLQPETIEKVLALTPARWDSIKGEALSVLEQVMRRSIREQDADTVRRSVPSLVSFSFDEEQVAMIAELVTVFIKPNSALNAELTEAAQQSAMDAVAPITVEYKVGQIIVLRGQIITPAQREALEQFGLIKTETLWQDYLGAGALVLIVAMYVRLYFSRRRMAFLLEARNLLAVALIFIFFIVAVRATIPDRTVVSYAFPLPAMGLLIATMFGVEVGIVFSVAMALLAPYALPNTPDLLPYYLVTSLTGVLVLGAARRVWTFFRAGIAVAWAGIIVLIAFRLPFTPTDGAGLLELSGAAIISGLASSSIALLLQYFLAQTVGLTTALQLIEISRPDSPLLQFFLRSAPGTYQHSLQVANLAEQGAELIGADALLTRVGALFHDVGKSMNPMFFIENQPQGQMNAHDDMDPAQASATIVAHVTDGVALARQYRLPRRIDDFILEHHGTMITRYQFNKAVEAAGGDASKVDKDNFRYPGPRPRSRESALLMLADGSEARARAERPQTEEDLRKIVLSTIDSAQKQGQLDNTQLTLRDLSIITESFVNILRGTHHPRVSYPKDESAATNVLTAPRK
- a CDS encoding GatB/YqeY domain-containing protein, with protein sequence MTIKTQLNESMKDAMKSGDEVRKRTVRMALAAVKQVEVDKRIELDDAAVMNLLQKELKNRRESIEEAKKANRSDLVEANEAEIKVLEVFLPKAMPAEELRALVQAAIAEAGAAGPGDMGKVMKILMPKVAGRAPNDMVSAAVKDILQPK
- a CDS encoding LysE family translocator; this translates as MIDPSKLSLFIVAAVALLLVPGPAVLYITARSASQGRAAGLVSVLAIETANLIQAVAAGLGLSAILLSSALAFDVVKYLGAGYLIYLGIRKLRSPEQAADEEIKQDSLHQIYWQGVAVNILNPKTALFFFAFLPQFVDPARGNVIAQNLLLGLIFVALAIVTDSLYALAISAFADQLRGNQRFQTGGRYFAGLVYVALGITTALTGTRK
- a CDS encoding cob(I)yrinic acid a,c-diamide adenosyltransferase; its protein translation is MRFYTTTGDDGTTGLLGEGRVTKYHARIEAVGTLDESTAALGLARAQCLDPRSGKIILDAQRDLYKIMAEVAATPENAEKFRMIDASRVTWLEEQTDAISETIEMPKEFILPGDSLAGAALSLARAIVRRAERRVVELRDEQEVSNPELQRYLNRLSSLCFVLELLENKAAGHQTTLAKE
- a CDS encoding DUF554 domain-containing protein, coding for MTGTFLNIATVLIGGMIGLLFGARIPEKLKATVIAGMGLFTAAMGLQMFMETKNPLIVLGALLIGTLLGEWIRIEDGLHNFGKFLEQRFSKEGDDGSNKFVRGFLTASLLFCVGPMTILGSIQDGLTGDYNLLAVKSVLDGFASMAFASTLGAGVLFSTIVIFVFQGGVSLFAAQLNAIATPIMMGELSATGGVILLGLAISSLLEIKKIRVGNMLPALAVAPIIVWGLSLF